From a region of the Besnoitia besnoiti strain Bb-Ger1 chromosome I, whole genome shotgun sequence genome:
- a CDS encoding hypothetical protein (encoded by transcript BESB_010630), whose translation MAPFRYVTFAAALSVGLCAVAQALEPGAEPFVHGTLTLNGKTYRAVCNCNEGMTDVEKTLAQVAPICNPSKVKINQGHSSAIGLNAADVRANWGQPSDVTFARVKERYFSCLDDRTTEPSMSTPGGDLGEFALALAVSGVPYDEATATTLLSNYLATTPQNRLFYHCTDEAALSIFDRSLGIVSTALRLAPTKKQLPSPGGTGSGTARSSLAVRDQNSAGTTTERKML comes from the exons ATGGCACCATTTCGCTACGTCACTtttgccgcggcgctctctgtcgGTCTCTGCGCGGTGGCCCAAGCATTGGAACCTGGCGCGGAACCGTTCGTTCATGGGACGCTAACGTTGAATGGAAAGACATATCGAGCCGTATGCAACTGTAATGAAG GCATGACTGACGTTGAGAAAACGCTGGCTCAAGTCGCGCCGATTTG CAACCCTAGCAAAGTGAAAATTAATCAAGGTCATTCTTCCGCTATCGGACTTAATGCAGCTGACGTTCGGGCAAACTGGGGTCAGCCGTCCGACGTGACATTTGCAAGGGTCAAAGAGCGCTATTTTTCGTGCCTGGACGATCGAACCACGGAGCCGTCGATGAGTACCCCCG GAGGAGATCTCGGTGAATTCGCACTCGCTCTTGCTGTTAGTGGCGTCCCGTACGATGAGGCGACCGCGACAACGCTGCTGAGCAACTACTTGGCCACTACTCCACAGAATAGGCTGTTTTATCACTGCACCGATGAAGCGGCACTGTCGATCTTCGACCGGTCCCTTGGCATCGTGAGCACCGCCCTCAGACTAGCGCCCACCAAGAAGCAGCTCCCTTCTCCAGGAGGGACTGGATCTGGCACAGCCCGATCCAGCCTTGCAGTCCGAGATCAAAACAGCGCTGGAACAACCACGGAACGTAAGATGTTGTAG
- a CDS encoding hypothetical protein (encoded by transcript BESB_010640), producing MKALLNVAWDKSNPSSKKVYIDVLNGKSDPKAFIEVATTQDCEESGVAPLLSPKTRATQALFSHLNAVNDRRKELAEFFTQNRYSSLSPEEFRSRMDRYGFQWLETTGAALARGLPVYRMTYV from the exons ATGAAAGCACTTCTTAATGTCGCCTGGGACAAAAGTAACCCGAGTTCCAAAAAGGTCTATATCGACGTCCTCAACGGAAAGAGCGACCCGAAGGCTTTCATT GAGGTTGCCACAACGCAAGACTGCGAAGAATCTGGCGTTGCCCCACTCCTGTCGCCAAAGACGAGGGCCACACAGGCACTATTCAGCCATCTGAACGCAGTGAACGACCGGAGGAAAGAACTAGCGGAGTTCTTCACACAGAACAGAtactcttctctctcgcctgaaGAATTTAGATCTCGGATGGACCGCTACG GTTTCCAATGGCTTGAGACAACAG GTGCAGCTCTTGCAAGGGGCCTGCCGGTCTACAGGATGACTTATGTCTGA
- a CDS encoding putative cyclophilin 1 (encoded by transcript BESB_010650), which produces MANPRVFFEIAIGGRPAGRVEFELFKSIVPRTVENFRALCTGEKGVGVSGKPLWYKNSTFHRIIPSFMCQGGDFTRFNGTGGESIYGRTFADENFKLKHSEPFLLSMANAGPNTNGSQFFITTVPCPWLDGKHTVFGKVTSGQDVVRMMESQGTSSGNVKQAVVITDCGESK; this is translated from the coding sequence ATGGCAAACCCTCGAGTTTTTTTCGAGATCGCCATCGGCGGAcggcctgcaggccgcgtGGAATTTGAATTGTTCAAGTCCATTGTTCCTCGGACAGTGGAAAATTTCCGAGCATTGTGCACGGGTGAGAAGGGAGTAGGTGTGTCGGGCAAGCCTCTATGGTACAAGAACTCTACGTTCCACAGGATTATTCCGTCATTCATGTGCCAAGGAGGCGACTTTACGAGATTCAATGGAACTGGCGGCGAAAGCATCTACGGCCGTACTTTCGCCGACGAGAACTTCAAGCTGAAGCATTCAGAACCTTTCCTACTGTCCATGGCGAACGCTGGCCCAAACACGAACGGTTCCCAGTTTTTCATCACTACGGTCCCCTGTCCGTGGCTTGACGGAAAGCATACGGTGTTTGGGAAGGTCACGAGCGGACAAGACGTCGTAAGGATGATGGAGAGCCAAGGGACATCGTCCGGCAACGTGAAACAGGCAGTGGTCATCACAGATTGCGGAGAGTCCAAATGA
- a CDS encoding hypothetical protein (encoded by transcript BESB_010660) codes for MLLSPIPSRGLVAHRFFILIASIAEFAPLCSCESDFLYDVRISLSPGVSADVLPDGELLGRLSVKEYIRQVDERPINPKDYFSSGPTGAIPTGRDGPIHEVRAHWMSFSDGVLSSAVQTAQRYQDALPAGAPHESNLPSTYPLLSLRLIPAVVKGGNAQQTNKSLPPSLEASVPVSFVSLSPAPGDRFSSTSVCGASPPFLLSLHLSPSFVPFSASIQRLQGGDSWRTRLNAPPAGTHRAPERRVMLTCPESPGSQEERDSGRTRVPALQVVLPPSNVPAAVPVVPAFFPGETHQRLASVGGAAGRDGGGESQEEEQPSFWRRNWWIIVGVLVMATIMGGDGGSAAPQTQEGAQGHSPSGAHPRAREGSDRRR; via the coding sequence ATGCTGTTGTCTCCAATCCCATCGAGAGGGCTTGTTGCCCATCGCTTCTTCATCTTGATTGCGAGTATTGCAGAGTTCGCACCACTCTGCTCCTGTGAATCTGACTTTCTCTATGATGTGCggatctctctctcccccggCGTGAGCGCTGACGTGCTGCCGGATGGAGAGCTGCTGGGGCGGTTGTCTGTGAAGGAGTACATACGGCAGGTAGACGAACGCCCTATTAATCCAAAAGACTACTTCTCATCTGGCCCCACTGGAGCTATTCCAACAGGGAGAGACGGTCCCATCCACGAGGTGCGTGCGCACTGGATGTCCTTTTCGGACGGAGTTCTGTCGTCCGCTGTACAGACAGCCCAACGTTATCAAGATGCGTTGCCAGCTGGCGCGCCCCATGAAAGTAACCTCCCCAGCACGTACCCACTTCTCTCTTTGCGTCTGATTCCGGCCGTTGTCAAAGGAGGAAATGCTCAGCAGACCAATAAGAGCCTTCCTCCTTCACTCGAGGCGTCCGTACCCGTTTCGTTTGTGTCCTTGTCCCCGGCTCCTGGAGACAGGTTCTCCTCGACGAGTGTCTGTGGGGCGTCCCCTCCCTTCCTGCTTTCCCTCCATCTTTCTCCTTCCTTCGTTCCTTTTTCAGCATCTATTCAACGCCTCCAGGGCGGCGACAGCTGGCGGACGCGCCTGAACGCCCCGCCGGCAGGCACACACCGCGCTCCGGAGCGACGCGTGATGCTTACATGCCCAGAGTCTCCAGGTTCTCAAGAGGAGCGCGATTCCGGCCGTACTCGAGTTCCTGCACTCCAGGTTGTGTTGCCGCCGTCGAATGTTCCAGCGGCTGTGCCTGTTGTTCCCGCGTTTTTCCCTGGCGAGACGCACCAGCGGCTTGCCTCCGTGGGTGGCGCAGCTGGCCGCGACGGTGGCGGCGAGAGtcaggaggaggagcagcCATCTTTCTGGAGACGTAACTGGTGGATCATCGTGGGAGTTCTAGTCATGGCAACGATTATGGGAGGAGATGGCGGAAGCGCAGCACCCCAGACGCAGGAAGGTGCCCAGGGACATTCTCCCTCAGGTGCGCatccgcgagcgcgggaaGGATCCGACAGAAGAAGGTAG
- a CDS encoding hypothetical protein (encoded by transcript BESB_010670), which translates to MSASSGYAEGADAPARLPRAGGECLRRDDGEVDSSAEAADAHSPAARGRKRDRHAASLEAADAGPLRTLRRPDVVEADRFAAAATATSGDFVLADDHLSLSSSGEEDDEEFSDEVPDGFGGTFDDEVDASQRYDEEAEEDSEEDDDASDSEQPTRGASGPPQAYATKVPSLPATLRRLLHALAKRLLQQPDLRAFAQELRPLSGASAADTAEPASNASQRRSQLPSVGSTYTEAVRLVALLLKEVGPGGCVPPQLLELIDECVARAGPGSVPAAGQPTQPGQVDQQGRARDVAQSSDSEETRVSEAAMKAAEAAQKMEDVQWQLWRDIAGCTSNMRGQICCQSIDRLLAKQQIQAAVWEGSSKLAAWRLGASDCQATAALVIAKVLLSLQISLRSALKKARLGRGRREEEDEEEEDEDESSEDDDEVLEPSNGADYQLQGGELQTPYQREGRRIWGKALAKVPRDIRSELEATLLFCLRKKKMPPPLLVQLYVALNRRNNLPSCLGIISNFCRVFPSATFFRDVQVELFLLQVGVAKLTSELSEAQRHAPGGNRLDSLFSGLFQLIGEDHAELQRTQKALTTAGRRFIQAHCGSEGALQRLSEFWSYMKKREQLDCLMLALELRPACTSSWWRLALFLTSESESQELGKMRHRVQSLIGRLRGGASPGTLSYRKERLGRFARRFFCADSCSLNVVPEAARVALLFCAPFFLESLQSLLELTRLIGAVFTQSRPQLLVTCGNRFLKGFRGRDFVKPTRRRTSTSTRESREASASSDPKSDVSSRSEISLGERAVLPQEQSIQDYGRSDCEAALEAFDVSNALKTEVQLVLYGFVNAVQCFFRVRAGDVLHISLIAQLALESMGT; encoded by the exons ATGTCGGCTTCCAGCGGGTACGCGGAGGgagccgacgcgccggcgcgtttGCCACGTGCAGGCGGGGAGTGTTTGAGGCGCGACGATGGCGAAGTCGATTCGTCTGCAGAAGCCGCTGATGCGCACTCTCCCGCAGCGCGTGGAAGGAAGCGAGATCGTCATGCGGCGTCGCTtgaagctgcagacgcggggCCGCTTCGCACGCTTCGGAGACCAGACGTCGTCGAGGCTGACAggttcgcggctgcggcgactgcgACATCCGGAGACTTCGTGCTCGCCGACGACCACTTGAGCttgagcagcagcggagaggaggacgacgaggagttCAGCGACGAGGTACCCGACGGTTTCGGGGGCACGTTCGACGACGAGGTGGATGCGAGTCAGCGctacgacgaggaggccgaagaggactccgaagaagacgacgacgcttCCGACTCCGAgcagccgacgcgcggcgccagcggcccgCCACAGGCTTACGCGACCAAAGTGCCGAGTCTCCCTGCGACGCTGAGGCGGCTGTTGCACGCGCTcgcgaagcgcctcctccagcaaCCCGACCTCCGCGCGTTTGCGCAGGAACTGCGCCCGCTGTCGGGCGCGTCAGCCGCCGACACCGCAGAGCCAGCCTCGaacgcctcgcagcgccgcagccagctgCCCTCCGTAGGCAGCACATACACCGAAGCCGTCAGGCtggtcgcgctgctgctgaaaGAAGTCGGACCAGGCGGCTGCGTGCcaccgcagctgctggagctgATCGACGAGTGCGTCGCCAGGGCCGGCCCGGGGTCTGTGCCCGCTGCGGGCCAGCCGACCCAGCCGGGCCAGGTGGACCAGCAGGGGCGCGCCAGGGACGTGGCCCAGAGCTCAGACAGTGAAGAGACCCGCGTGTCCGAGGCGGCGATGAaagccgccgaggccgcgcaaaAAATGGAGGATGTGCAGTGGCAACTTTGGAGAGACATCGCCGGCTGCACTTCCAACATGCGCGGACAGATCTGCTGTCAAAGCATCGACCGTTTGCTTGCAAAGCAACAGATCCAGGCGGCAGTCTGGGAAGGCAGCAG CAAGTTGGCAGCCTGGCGGCTCGGTGCGTCAGACTGCCAGGCCACAGCTGCGCTCGTCATCGCCAAAGTCCTGCTTTCTCTCCAGATTTCTCTGCGGAGTGCGCTGAAGAAGGCTCGCCTgggtcgcgggcgcagagaggaagaagacgaagaggaggaggatgaAGACGAATCCTCCGAGGACGATGACGAAGTGCTTGAGCCTTCAAACGGTGCAGACTACCAGCTGCAGGGAGGCGAACTGCAGACGCCGTACCAGAGAGAAGGCCGTAGAATATGGGGGAAAGCTCTCGCCAAAGTGCCCAGAGACATCCG GTCCGAGCTCGAAGCcactcttctcttctgcctgagaaagaagaag ATGCCTCCGCCTTTGCTGGTGCAGCTCTACGTCGCTTTGAACCGGCGGAACAAC ctgcctTCGTGTCTTGGCATCATTTCTAACTTCTGCCGAGTCTTTCCCTCTGCCACGTTTTTTCGAGACGTTCAAGTTGagctctttcttctccagGTAGGCGTCGCCAAACTCACCAGTGAACTTAgtgaggcgcagcgaca TGCGCCTGGTGGCAACCGACTCGACTCGCTTTTTTCGGGGCTCTTTCAGCTCATCGGCGAAGATCACGCTGAGCTACagcgcacgcagaaggcgctg ACTACAGCCGGCAGACGGTTTATCCAGGCTCACTG cggcagcgagggtGCATTGCAGCGGCTTAGTGAATTCTGGTCGTACATGAAGAAACGCGAGCAGCTGGATTGTCTCATGTTGGCCTTG GAGCTCCGGCCAGCGTGCACTTCCTCGTGGTGGCGCCTAGCGCTATTCTTGACTTCGGAGAGTGAATCGCAGGAACTCGGGAAAATGCGCCACAGAGTTCAGTCGCTGATTGGTCGGCTGCGAGGTGGCGCATCCCCCGGAACACTAAGCTACCGAAAGGAGAGACTGGGTCGTTTCGCGAGGAGATTCTTCTGCGCAGACA GCTGCAGCTTGAACGTGGTTCCCGAGGCtgctcgcgtcgctctgctgTTTTGCGCACCTTTCTTCTTGGAGTCTCTGCAGTCTCTGCTCGAGTTGACAAGGCTTATTGGAGCAGTCTTCACGCAGAGCCGTCCGCAGCTGCTCGTCACCTGTGGAAACCGTTTCCTGAAAGGATTCCGCGGGCGTGATTTTGTCAAGCCTACCCGGCGTCGTACAAGCACTTCGACGCGCGAAAGCCGGGAAGCGTCAGCTTCATCCGACCCCAAATCTGATGTCTCTTCTCGCAGCGAAATTAGTCTTGGTGAAAGAGCGGTCCTTCCACAGGAGCAGTCCATTCAGGATTACGGGCGCAGTGATTGTGAAGCAGCTCTTGAGGCCTTTGATGTGAGTAATGCGTTGAAAACTGAAGTGCAGTTGGTGCTGTATGGCTTTGTGAATGCAGTTCAGTGTTTCTTCCGGGTTCGTGCAGGAGATGTGCTTCACATCAGTTTGATCGCGCAGCTCGCACTAGAGAGCATGGGCACCTGA